A genomic stretch from Petrimonas mucosa includes:
- a CDS encoding nucleotide sugar dehydrogenase has protein sequence MEDKELYFNPRICVIGLGYVGLPLARLMSTKFKTVGFDLSQARVDELMSGRDSTLEVDDQLLQEAIKNGFVCTTDIEAIRDCNFYIVAVPTPVDKNNNPDLRPLYGASETVGKVISKGDIVVYESTVYPGVTEDECIPVVEKVSGLIYNQDFYAGYSPERINPGDKEHTVEKILKVTSGSTPEVGKIVDKVYASVITAGTHLAPSIKVAEAAKVIENAQRDINIAFVNELAKIFNRMNINTQDVLTAAGTKWNFLPFKPGLVGGHCIGVDPYYLAQAAQRLGYNPEIILSGRRMNDGMGEYVADQVMKLMLKKGIQVLGSNVLVLGFTFKENCPDVRNTKVIDIIKTLEEYNANVTIYDPWANPAIAKHEYGVEIHNELPVGSYDAIILAVAHDEFQRLDTAKFTKHNCVVYDVKGVLDKNADGKL, from the coding sequence ATGGAAGATAAAGAATTATATTTCAATCCACGCATTTGCGTTATAGGCCTCGGATATGTAGGTTTACCCTTGGCTCGACTGATGAGCACCAAATTCAAAACAGTAGGATTCGATCTGAGTCAAGCTCGTGTGGATGAGTTGATGAGTGGTCGTGACAGTACCCTTGAGGTTGACGATCAATTGTTGCAAGAAGCCATTAAAAACGGATTTGTCTGCACTACAGACATAGAAGCCATCCGTGACTGCAACTTCTATATTGTGGCTGTACCCACTCCAGTGGATAAAAACAACAATCCCGATTTGCGACCCCTTTATGGAGCCAGTGAAACAGTGGGCAAGGTGATCTCAAAAGGGGACATTGTAGTATATGAATCTACCGTTTATCCGGGAGTTACCGAAGATGAATGTATACCGGTTGTAGAAAAAGTAAGCGGTTTGATCTATAACCAAGATTTTTATGCCGGATATAGCCCAGAGCGTATAAATCCGGGCGATAAAGAGCATACGGTTGAGAAAATATTAAAAGTTACTTCAGGCAGTACTCCCGAAGTAGGTAAAATAGTTGACAAGGTTTATGCATCTGTAATAACTGCAGGCACACACCTTGCACCAAGCATAAAAGTTGCTGAAGCAGCTAAGGTTATTGAGAATGCACAGCGCGACATCAATATTGCCTTTGTGAATGAGCTTGCCAAAATATTCAACAGAATGAACATCAACACGCAAGATGTACTTACAGCAGCAGGCACAAAATGGAACTTCCTTCCGTTTAAACCGGGTTTAGTGGGAGGTCACTGTATTGGAGTAGACCCATACTACCTTGCACAGGCAGCACAACGATTGGGTTACAATCCGGAGATCATTCTTTCCGGAAGACGCATGAACGACGGGATGGGAGAGTATGTGGCCGATCAGGTGATGAAGCTGATGCTCAAAAAAGGGATACAGGTGCTTGGCTCAAATGTATTGGTTTTAGGCTTTACCTTCAAGGAAAACTGTCCCGACGTGCGCAACACCAAGGTGATTGACATCATCAAAACGCTGGAAGAGTACAATGCCAACGTAACCATCTATGATCCCTGGGCCAATCCAGCCATTGCAAAACATGAATATGGCGTAGAGATACATAACGAATTGCCCGTAGGCTCCTATGACGCAATCATTCTTGCTGTTGCCCATGACGAATTTCAAAGGTTGGATACTGCAAAATTTACCAAGCACAATTGTGTAGTGTATGACGTAAAAGGGGTTCTTGATAAAAATGCAGATGGAAAGTTATAA